In one Epinephelus lanceolatus isolate andai-2023 chromosome 19, ASM4190304v1, whole genome shotgun sequence genomic region, the following are encoded:
- the pgam2 gene encoding phosphoglycerate mutase 2, with protein sequence MAGVHRLVIVRHGESSWNQENRFCGWFDADLSEKGVDEARRGAQAIKDAGLKFDVCYTSVLKRAIKTLWTIMETTDQMWLPVIRTWRLNERHYGGLTGLNKAETAEKHGEEQVKIWRRSFDIPPPVMDKDHPYHKIISESRRYKGLKPGELPTCESLKDTIARALPFWNDVIAPEIKAGKNVIIAAHGNSLRGIVKHLEGMSDAAIMELNLPTGIPIVYELDADLKPVKPMSFLGDEETVKKAMEAVAAQGKAKK encoded by the exons ATGGCTGGTGTCCATCGCTTGGTTATCGTCCGCCACGGCGAGAGCTCCTGGAACCAGGAGAACCGCTTCTGCGGCTGGTTCGACGCTGACCTCAGTGAGAAGGGCGTGGACGAGGCCAGGCGTGGAGCCCAGGCTATCAAGGATGCAGGCCTCAAGTTCGACGTGTGCTACACCTCCGTGCTGAAACGTGCCATCAAAACCCTGTGGACCATCATGGAGACCACGGACCAGATGTGGCTGCCTGTGATTCGTACCTGGCGTCTGAATGAGCGTCACTACGGAGGCCTCACCGGTCTCAACAAGGCGGAGACAGCTGAGAAGCACGGTGAGGAGCAGGTGAAGATCTGGCGCCGTTCCTTTGACATCCCACCTCCAGTCATGGACAAGGACCACCCTTACCACAAAATCATCAGTGAG TCCCGGCGCTACAAGGGTCTGAAGCCCGGTGAGCTCCCCACATGTGAGTCACTGAAGGACACCATCGCCCGCGCTCTTCCTTTCTGGAACGACGTCATCGCTCCTGAAATCAAGGCGGGAAAGAACGTCATCATCGCTGCCCACGGCAACAGCCTCCGTGGCATCGTCAAGCACTTGGAGG GTATGTCTGATGCAGCCATCATGGAGCTGAACCTGCCCACAGGAATCCCAATTGTCTACGAGCTGGACGCAGACCTGAAGCCCGTAAAGCCCATGTCTTTCCTCGGCGATGAGGAGACCGTAAAGAAGGCCATGGAGGCCGTGGCTGCCCAGGGCAAAGCCAAGAAGTAA
- the LOC117269312 gene encoding syntaxin-2-like: MTDTAESTHNMEDFFQMVEEVRSLIEKISCQAEEVERRHGVILSSPNQDKRKKDKLELLNSDIKKNANLVRAKLKSMQENMPVDENRRSASVIQRIHKNQHSHLTRCFAEVMKSHHKAQISFREKCKAQIQRQLEIVDKVTTDEELEEMLYRDNLAIFISDVSSNAQISSQALSEIESRHQDIISLESSIRELHEIFADTAMLLEIQGELINNIEKNVTSAAEYVDKSKAETYKAVTYKKNPHKIASLPSFFKPFKRKTTAADQNPSDSNHD; encoded by the exons ATGACGGATAcagcagagagcacacacaaCATGGAGGACTTCTTCCAAATG gtggaggaggtgagaaGCCTTATTGAAAAAATCTCCTGCCAagcagaggaggtggagaggagacATGGCGTCATCCTTTCCTCTCCCAACCAAGACAAGA gaaaaaaagacaagctGGAGCTGCTGAACAGTGACATCAAGAAGAACGCCAACTTGGTCCGAGCCAAGCTAAAAT CAATGCAGGAGAACATGCCTGTGGATGAAAACCGTAGAAGTGCCTCAGTAATTCAGCGTATTCACAAAAACCAG CACTCACACCTGACCCGCTGCTTTGCTGAAGTCATGAAGAGCCACCATAAAGCGCAGATCTCTTTCAGGGAGAAATGCAAAGCACAAATTCAGAGACAGCTGGAGATTG TGGATAAAGTGACCACAGATGAAGAGCTGGAGGAGATGCTGTACCGTGACAATCTTGCCATTTTCATATCTGAC GTCAGCTCTAACGCTCAAATTTCAAGCCAGGCTCTGAGTGAGATTGAGTCCCGTCATCAGGACATCATCAGTCTCGAGTCCAGCATCAGAGAGCTGCACGAGATATTTGCTGACACTGCCATGCTGTTGGAGATTCAG GGGGAGTTGATCAACAACATAGAAAAGAATGTGACGAGCGCTGCAGAGTACGTAGACAAGTCCAAAGCAGAAACCTATAAAGCAGTCACGTACAAGAAAAACCCACACAAGATAGCATCTCTGCCGAGCTTCTTCAAGCCTTTCAAGAGGAAAACCACTGCCGCTGATCAAAACCCCTCAGACTCAAACCATGACTGA